GGTGATCTATAGGAAGAGGTGTATATAgagcaacctcctggttatgttgctcagggggagaataaaggtcgtgtgtcgcttacacaagctatctatggacttaaacagtcccctcAGGCATAGCttgacaagttcagtgctaccgtagttacttgtggattttcttagtgttattctgatcattatGTCTTTGTTCGTCGCAGAGGTGATAAACTGGTGGTAttggtagtttatgttgatgatattatttttattggtaatgatgaggcaagAATTTCTGAAGTGAAGGCTTATCTATAGCAacactttcagaccaaggacttgggccaacttcactattttcttgggatttaAGTGATCCgatgcaagaaagggatcagtctgtctcaaaggaaatatgtgttggaccttttatttgatactggtatgcttgcatctaaacctgttgatatccctatggatccttACCAAAAGTTTGGGGTTAATGATGGCGAacctctccaggatgtgcatcagtgAACGAGTTTGATTGGCAAGTTTATTTATCTTACTGTGACTCATCCTGACATCTCCTATGCTGTTGGAGTcctcagtcagttcatgcagtctcctcagaaagtACATTGGGACGCGGTTGTTCGGGTTCTTCGCTACCTAAAGGGTGCTCCTGGAAAAGGGTTGATCTAtcgtcctaatcggcatatggaactagttggCTATTCTAACgttgattgggctggctctACTAGTGATCGTAGGTCCACTACGGGTTATTGCGCGTTTGTTGGAGATAATCTGGTtacatggcatagtaagaagcagaTTTCCATTGCCCGATCTAGTGCCAAAGAAGAATACAAAGCCATGGCTCATACcactgctgagttgatgtggctccggtctttactcttggagttgggatttccaatgactaagcctatgaagatgtattgtgacaaccaagctgtgGCGTACATTGCTAGTAATCCGGCCTTCCACGAGAGGACCAAACACATTGAGGTGGACTGCCACTTCGTTTATGATGCTGTTCTAAAGAAGTTGATTGAGACCCCTTTGGTTCCTTCATCTTATCAGTTGACTAACATGTTTACCAAGTCTCTTTTTGCTCCTAGTTTTTGTAatagttgtaccaagctgagcatgggtgatgtgtatgctccaacttgagggggagtgttgagtttaGCGCTAGTCCCGATAGGGGTTTTGTGCTAATTCCCAGACCGATAAGGGCATTTCTGTCCTATCGGTTTTAGTTATTGTGTTAGGGTTCTGCCGTATGGTTGTGCCGTTGTGGGGGTATTTttgtactcttttttatttgtgTTTTATTATATAAAACAGAGACTAACCTACGATCATTCTATTCTGGACTGATTGCAGGTTACTCCTCTTTTTGGGAGTCTTTCAatcgcatctctctctctcttctcttcttttctcttttctctagtTTGATTACAGGTATCTGAGATTGTAACAAAGGGTATACAAAAATTTGGTTACAAGCAAAGCCAGGCTGATCATACCTAGTTTTTCAAACATTAGGGGAATAAGGTTATTGGTACTCATCGTGTATGTTGATAATATAGTGGTTACATGTAGTGATGATACAAAAATCCCCAAGGTAAGAGCCCAATTAGCCAATGAGTTCGAGATTAAGGATTTGGGACCTCTCAGATACTTCCTAGGAATAGAAGTTGCCCGATCTAGCAATGGTATCTTTATTTCCCAGAGGAAGTATGTGCTAGACCTTCTCAGTGAGACTGGCATGCTCAAATGTAAACTGACATAAACTTCTATTgaggtcaatcatcatctcAGTGGCAAGGGTGGTGATCCGGTAGATAGAGAAAGCTAACAGAGACTTATTGGAAGATTgatatatctctctctcatacTCAACTAGATATTTCTTATGTTGTAGGGATTGTTAGCTGGTTCTTACATGAGTCATAGACTGCTCATCTCGATGTAGTATATCGGATTTCGAGATATTTGAAATCAGCCCCTGGAAAGGAATCATTTTTTTCAACGATGACAATTTGAAGCTAGAAGCCTTTACTGATGCTGCCTGGGCTGGTTCCATAATGATCGGCATTCTACTTCAGGATACTACACATCTCTTGGAGGAAATCTAGTCACTTAGAGGAGCAAAAAGCAACCAGATCCAATGCAAAAGCAGAATACCGAGCAATGGCACACAGAGTCTGTGAGCTTGTGACCTAGGGGTGACTGTTGAAGGGCCTATGAGACtctattgtgataacaaggctgcAATCAATATAGCTCATAACCCGGTCCAGCATGATAGGATcaagcatattgagattgaCGGACAcctcatcaaagagaagctcgAGCAAGGCTCAATTTGCATTCCGTTTGTTACCTCCGACTCTCTGAGAATCAGTTAGTTGTATTCACAAAGGTTTTTAATTGTAAGGTGTTTCATCCTATTGTATGCAAGTTGGGCTTGAGAGACATATATACACCAACTTTAAGGGGAGTGTCAATGTCTAGATTCATTGTTTGTGTCTAGGTTTGATGTAAGTTAGGATAAGGACTGTGACTCAACCTTACCTAACATATCATATTATCATGTTTGTAATTCCTTCTATAAATAAAGGTTGCCTCTGTCAATTTAGACAAGACAAATCATTCTCTCATTTTGTGGCTCTCAACTGTTTCTGTTGCACTATCATAGGCACTCTAGTTGAATAGGAAGTATTATCGTTAAAACACCTTCAATGCTTCAGCACACCATAGATATCAGGCAACAACTCTACAAGGGTTGTGCACCACGTGGCTACTGCAGTCCCTGTTGACAAATACTGTTGACAAATACAGTCACGCTCATCACCAACATGCACTTTCCAAAATCACTAAAATCAAGCACGGACTGTGGTAGATTGCACATTCATAAAAATGTATGAGCATCACTAAGTTTTGAACTTGAAATAAGCAGAACTCAACTTTGGGTCTATACAGACCATGCTGTAAATCTGTCTTAGAAAACACTGTGTCGATCACTACACAGTGGTTTCAGGTGAAACCACCTTTggttgaaaaagagaaaaacaattcAGATAGCACCAATTAGGGTCAAACATGTCAGCACTCTAACTGGACCGATTTCATACCTTCagatttttttgttatatttgaAGAGATGTTATAAACTATAATAACAGctgatttttcatttattaaacTTGATCAAAACCAATCTAAAATTCATGTTCATATACCTCCTAGTGATGGTTGAGTCAAACTCCAAACTTGCCAATGCAACTATGGCTCTTTAGCCATATGGACTGACAAAACTATTTAAATTAAGCCTCCTTATTGGGTTTACTTTCTCCTTGCTCTGGTACCAAGTTGCTTTGGATTGACCGGGTAGCTTAGGAGGAGGATgataagaaggaaaagaaggcaGGAGAAGTGAGAAGAAAAGGTGAGATATGTGTATGTCAGCCATACCCCTCACCCTGACATATTGCAATATAATACAAATTGACTAGAACGCCTCGGGTTCTATTATATATACTTCCCTTTTACATCCTTTCATATAAACACATCAACATGTACATAAAGTACTATTACTTCATGGAACAGATCAGCTCTGAAATAGAGACCCGTGCCGTGCCCTTTTAGACCGATCATCTTGTTCACATACATTTGTCTATCGActcattttcacttaaaaatTAGTCATGGTCAAAATTTCTAGTATCTCAGTTAGCTTCATTTTAATGGTTCTGTATGCAGGTGGGGATGGCTGCAACCCTTGCAGGAGTGTGTCAGGTACCTCTTACTGCAGTTCTCCTCTTATTTGAGCTGACACAAGATTATCGGATAGTTCTACCCCTGCTGGTTGCAGTGGGGTTGTCTTCTTGGATTGCATCTGGACAGACAGGGGAAAGGAGTTCTGATGACAAGAGAGCTGTCTTAGAAGGAAAGGCTGGCCTGAGGGAACAACCTGAAATAACTCTTTTGGATTCAAGTATGCCATCTTCTGGTTCTTCACTTTCTGGGGAAGCATATCTTCAAACTGACCTGTGTGAACTTGAGAGTTCACTCTGTCCAGATGACTCTGTTATTGAATCCAAAGATTTAATCGCAAGGATTTTTGTTTCACAAGCCATGCGAACAAGATACGTGTGCATCCGAATGAGCACTTTGCTGACAGATACAGTGACACTCATGCTAGCAGAGAAGCAGTCTTGTGCAATGATAGTCAATAATGACAACTTCCTGATTGGATTCCTGACTCTTGGAGACATTCAGGAGTTCAGCAGATTAGCTGAAATAAGAAATGGGCAAACTGAGGTACACACTGTCCAATTCTGAAGACTAAATATCAACTCAAAATTTGTTTTGCTGATTTGATTCAAAGCAACTCAATCCCCGCAACTTCCTATGGCTGGGATGCTTAGATATGAAAAAGGATATGGATCTAATGCAGCCAATGGAAATATGACACTTCATTTCCCACAATCCTAGACACCAATACTGATGGAAGTTTACTATAGGAAACACTACCATGCTTGAGTTTGGATTGTATCTTTTAACAACTTTTGAACTACAATCTAACCTTCTGTTTTTGCATATCAGCTGTTTGCTTGACTAGCTTTGTGTATCAGGTTCAAAAGCTTCCAGTATCTGAATTGTGCCGTTTGAATGGCGGGAAATGTATTGTCCTTTGTACAGCAACGCCAGACATGAATCTTCTCTCTGCACTTACATTGATGAATAAGCATGGTGCGAATGAAATTCCAGTTGTTTCGGAACATGTGGAAGATCACAGTGGGTACCCAATTGGTCTCTTGGACAGAGAATGTATCAGTCTCACTTGCAGGCATTCTTACCTACTTCTCTTATTGGTGTTCTATAGAATTACTGTGTATTATTGTGCCTGGTTTGTGGGCGTGCTGGaccctcctttctctttttttttttttgtagtggtAGTTTAAGTTTGACCACTTACAAAAGAAAGCATGTTTTTTATTGTGCCGTACCCATTTCTGTTCCTGTGACAGGTAACTGACCCGTTTTCTTTTTTCCGTGGCTCACCTTTGCATTTTTTTAATGTAGAGCTGTAGCAACCAGAGAATTTCTGTGTCTGTCCTCTGTACCTGGAAGGCAGCGACCTAATACTTCGGTGGATGCACTGTGAAGTGAAGCCTCTGTGTCTGAGCTTTTTGCAATTCTCTGCATCTTAATAGAAATTTGGGCGTGATGTTcaatcaaaaatccaatttatgCAGCTGACCATGCCTATGCGGTAAGTGTTCCTCTGAAATAAAGGTCAAGTGGTTTTCTGTTGAGAATGTTAAGGTCCTTGTTATTAGCGAATCAACTGCTGCTTTGTTGTTGGGCTTATGCAAGTTCGTGTTCAGTGTCAGTGCAGCGACGCAGGCTTTGCCGGTTCCTCTATTAGTTAGCCTGATAGCCCTTCTTGCTGCAGCAAATATTTCTACAGTATTGTTCTTAAATGAGGAAGACAGAATGCTTGATGTGAAAGGTGGAGATGCTTGTTTTTTCAATCTATCCTCCCGAAAAAAAGGAGCTGGAATCCTTTTTTGGCTCAGTTTGGTTGCCGGTTTAGGAAGTGAAATCTCTgttgaaaagaaaagatgaaagtTTTATAATTCAGATTATgtaacctaaacctaaaacttTTACCATATTTGGCAGTTATATTTCTCACATGTAAAattcattttacttttcaaatcagtGGAATCttattgtattgtttttttCGGTACAAGTATTGTACAATTTAGTAGGCATGTTTTAAAGGTAGGTACACCATCCTGTGAGGCAATGATTATGTACTAGCCCTGATTTGCTATGCATTCTATTTCAAATCTTTATTTTCATGAAATAGTCAACCAATTAATTTTTGGTCAAGAAATCGAAATTGTTTGGTTAAATCAATTTGAAATAGTTcaagaataagaataagaaatcCATTTGATGGTTCAATTTATGAGAATAGATTATATTTTTTGGGAGACGATGGTGGTGGTGACGGGGCAAGGGTAGGGCCGTAGGAGTAGGCACAAAAACGGGGTTGGGAAGGGGGTGGTTGTGGGGCGGTGGTGGTAACGGTAGCAACGgcgatgatggtggtggtgagaCCACTTGGCTTGGTAGCCTATGGCGTAAGATGAAGGAAGTCTTGTGCCTTGTGGCTTCCCGTTTGAACCCCAAGGGGTTGtgctcagttggcaaagaccaacacctcaaaTTTAGGAGGTCATCATGACTCATGAGTTCAATAATCCTTGGATCctaacaaaaatgaaaattttgttttaaccatgcatgtgctcattaaagagCAAGAGTGTATgcaatttcaatttgaaattgaaagagtTTTTCTGCATTCCCCACCTCTATTCTCGCTTATCTGCATGCCCCACCCATGTTCTCGTCTCGATAAACAAAAGGCAACGTTAACGAAGTTACTTCACCAACTTTGTGATGGTGGCTCAAGACGATCGTCGAcatatgtcactttcctcatgGCACCCCTCTAAGAACTAAGTTCATTTTATCGAGGCAATTCCAACTCACGAGTCCCCGATTGTTTTTGTGACTCAGCCACTGCTTCTAAGAAGATGAACAATCCTCTTCAGCACAGGACAGGGTGTAGTGAGCATCCCTCGGCTAGGAGCACCCGGGCATGCAACCCAAGGGCCTCCCGCCAGGGGGATGTTCACTGCACCCCGCCCCCATGTTAGAGAGGATTTGGGTGCGAAACGGAACTGGTGAGCAAAGAAAGAAGTTAGGGGTAAAAGTgtcttaaaattttttgaaaaggTGGCAAACAATTTTAAGTAGTTTTGTAATAATATCCTTCTTTGTTTATTTAGTTAAGGAGAGGTTTCCACGGTTTCCCTGAAAGGCATGCACAAGGGTCAATGAGAACACTACTAAAAGTGTTTTCTGCCTTCGCCACGAAACGATCTGAAGGTCTAAAGCTAAAATCAAagctaaacctaaacctaaaccgtTCAACTTAAAAGCCTCATTTTAATGCTCGAGAAACAGCGGAGTAATAGAAATCTAAGATTATCAAAAGTGACTTGCggtaaaatttaaataataatcCAAATGGCTTTCCCAATATAAAAGTCGAAATAAAACATTGGAATGCATGTCTTTCCTATATAGAAACAGTTTCTAaatctatttctagaaacagcggAGAAATATAAACACCCCCCAAGGCTGAAATTCCCACACTACAAAAACGGAATTTTTTCAGCTGAGGGCACTTTTATCTTTTGGGATTTCTGTCGCTCGTATATTTCACactcagttttgagtcttcacATCATCAGACACTAAATTTGGGGAGACAACCccacacccacccccacccccccttttcATGTCATTTTCACT
This genomic window from Macadamia integrifolia cultivar HAES 741 unplaced genomic scaffold, SCU_Mint_v3 scaffold500, whole genome shotgun sequence contains:
- the LOC122068959 gene encoding chloride channel protein CLC-e-like isoform X1, translated to MQVGMAATLAGVCQVPLTAVLLLFELTQDYRIVLPLLVAVGLSSWIASGQTGERSSDDKRAVLEGKAGLREQPEITLLDSSMPSSGSSLSGEAYLQTDLCELESSLCPDDSVIESKDLIARIFVSQAMRTRYVCIRMSTLLTDTVTLMLAEKQSCAMIVNNDNFLIGFLTLGDIQEFSRLAEIRNGQTEVQKLPVSELCRLNGGKCIVLCTATPDMNLLSALTLMNKHGANEIPVVSEHVEDHSGYPIGLLDRECISLTCRHSYLLLLLVFYRITVYYCAWFVGVLDPPFSFFFFVVVV
- the LOC122068959 gene encoding chloride channel protein CLC-e-like isoform X2, yielding MQVGMAATLAGVCQVPLTAVLLLFELTQDYRIVLPLLVAVGLSSWIASGQTGERSSDDKRAVLEGKAGLREQPEITLLDSSMPSSGSSLSGEAYLQTDLCELESSLCPDDSVIESKDLIARIFVSQAMRTRYVCIRMSTLLTDTVTLMLAEKQSCAMIVNNDNFLIGFLTLGDIQEFSRLAEIRNGQTEVQKLPVSELCRLNGGKCIVLCTATPDMNLLSALTLMNKHGANEIPVVSEHVEDHSGYPIGLLDRECISLTCRAVATREFLCLSSVPGRQRPNTSVDAL
- the LOC122068959 gene encoding chloride channel protein CLC-e-like isoform X3; its protein translation is MQVGMAATLAGVCQVPLTAVLLLFELTQDYRIVLPLLVAVGLSSWIASGQTGERSSDDKRAVLEGKAGLREQPEITLLDSSMPSSGSSLSGEAYLQTDLCELESSLCPDDSVIESKDLIARIFVSQAMRTRYVCIRMSTLLTDTVTLMLAEKQSCAMIVNNDNFLIGFLTLGDIQEFSRLAEIRNGQTEVQKLPVSELCRLNGGKCIVLCTATPDMNLLSALTLMNKHGANEIPVVSEHVEDHSGYPIGLLDRE